DNA from bacterium:
ATTGATACGATTGTCAGGTTGACACGATATTTATTTGAAGAGTTGTGGCTCACTTTATTCACGAACCCGCCCGCAATTATGAGAAATAAGTTTTTTAACACAATTATTCCTGTTGCCGGAATGGCGGCGCTGGGATTCACCAACGCTTACACATCGATCTGGCCGATCTTTGGTTCGGCCAATCAGTTACTCGCCGCGCTGACATTGACCGCCATTACGGCCTGGCTTATTCAAAAATCGCGACCGTACTGGTTTGCAGCAATACCGGCAATATTCATGTGTGTTACAACTCTTACATCGTTAATCATTCTGGTTAATCGGTATATCGAAAAAAATAACTGGGCGTTGACCATCGCCGATAGTATTTTGATTATATTAACGGTCGGCGTACTAGTTATGACGTTTCGCTATTTCTATAATCTTCGTAAGGAAATGGCGAAAAAAACTGAATCTTGATAAATTTTTATTCGTAAAACTCTAATATGAAAAATTTAACGATCATTCTATTTGTTTTTGTATTTCATACAGCGTTACTGTCTGCTCAAGTTGGCCTGCAAAGAAAAACAGCTGACAAGCTATATGAACAAGGCGACAACTATCACGCGATGCAAATGTACAAAAAAATGCTGGACCAAAATCCCAACGATCCGGAATTGAATTACAACGTTGGTAACACGCTTTACCGCATGCAGATGTACGATCAGGCCGCGCAGTATTACGAGCGCGCTTTGACCAATACCAATGACCAACAGCTTAAGTCTGATATCCAGTACAATATGGCGAATTGTCTGTATAAATCGAAAAAAATAAAAGAAAGCATCGAAGGCTACAAACAAGCTTTACGTAAAAACCCAAACGATGAAGATGCGCGATTCAATCTTGAATACGCCATGAAACAGATACAACAACCACCACCTCCGCCGCAAAAAAATGACTCGGAAAATTCCTCTGAAAAAAAAGACAAAGACTCTTCAAAAGAACAGAATCAAAATAAACAACAACAAGACCAAAAAGATAATCAGAATAAAGAACAGAGAGAGCAGGAGAAAAACAATCAGCAGCAGCAACAAGCTCAACAGCAGGGTTTAAGTAAAAAAGAAGCTGAAAAAATTCTCGATGCTTTGAAGAATCAGGAACGCGATTACCAGAAAAAACAAATTAAAGAACGGGCAACCAGTGAACAAAAGACTGAAAAAGACTGGTAAGGAGCGCCATTGGAGTATTCAAATTTTGATCTGAATTTTGCCGGCGGCCTGTTGCTCTTTATCATTCTCAGCGCGGCCGCTGTTTTTTTTTCATTCTGGACTTATAAAGAAACGATCCCGCCGGTTTCCAAATTCCGAAGACGTTTTCTCGCATCTCTTCGAAGTCTTGCCATGATAGTATTGTGGTTTATCCTGTTAGAGCCGGTTTTACAATTAACCCGTAACGAAGAAGAACGTCCGATTGTTGCTGTTTTGATTGATGCTTCAGAAAGCATGACCATCCGTGATCAGGGTATCGACCGGAAATCTTTATTACAGGCATTACTATCGTCAGAAACACTCAAACAAATGGAATCGCAAAATGATGTGAGTTTTTTCAGTTTTGGTGATGACCTGAGAGAGGTTAGTGGTCAAAACCTCGATTCTATTCAATGGTCAGCGTCCCAGACAGACATTTCTTCTTCTTTATTGGATTTGAAACAAAAAATGATAGGGAAAAATTTTGCTTCAGTCGTTTTACTGACGGATGGGCAATACAATATCGGAAGTAATCCTGTCACCGAAGCCGGTTTATTGGGTGTTCCGGTTTTCACCGTTGGGTTCGGTAGTCCTGTTGAGACCAAGGATATTTTGATTTCGCAGGTATTGGCCAATGAAATTGCTTACCTGAAAAGCAAGATTCCTGTTGACGTTACGATAGCATCGTTCGGGTTTAAAAAAAAACGGCTGACGGTGAATATCCTGCATGATAATAAAATTATCAAAACACAAGTAATTGATGCCGGCGACGACGGCTCGGTAATAAATGTTTCGTTTGAATTAGAAGCCGATACCGAAGGTCTGCAGAAATATGCCGTGTCGGTAGTACCTTTAAGTGGAGAATTGACTGATAAAAATAACACTAAATCATTTTTTGTTAAAATTCTCAAAAATAAGATGAACGTGTTAGTGATTTCCGGCGCTCCGGGATCGGATCATAGTTTTCTTTATCAGACTTTAGCTGTAGACCCGAACATGGACGTAAGTGCACTGATCGAGAAAAAAGACGGATCGTTTATTCAGGCTGGCGAACAGCAAAACAATGAGCCGGATTGTTTTATTTTTAATAATTATCCTACGGCGCGCAG
Protein-coding regions in this window:
- a CDS encoding tetratricopeptide repeat protein encodes the protein MKNLTIILFVFVFHTALLSAQVGLQRKTADKLYEQGDNYHAMQMYKKMLDQNPNDPELNYNVGNTLYRMQMYDQAAQYYERALTNTNDQQLKSDIQYNMANCLYKSKKIKESIEGYKQALRKNPNDEDARFNLEYAMKQIQQPPPPPQKNDSENSSEKKDKDSSKEQNQNKQQQDQKDNQNKEQREQEKNNQQQQQAQQQGLSKKEAEKILDALKNQERDYQKKQIKERATSEQKTEKDW